In one window of Neisseria subflava DNA:
- a CDS encoding YfgM family protein, giving the protein MAAHLEEQQELDNFKYFWKRTGRWIFALLIVAALGYLGYTIYQGQKASKDQEAAAVLAQMVEKAQQKTDPKAINADLAELQKNYPDSISTAQATLMVAATEFDAGRYDVAEGHLNWVLKNQNAPLVQALAAQRLGVTLLQQKKYDAAINALNTQVEADFEPLMLETKGDVYVAQNKTKEAVQSYEAALSKMPQTAVGRELLQMKIDSLK; this is encoded by the coding sequence ATGGCAGCCCATTTGGAAGAACAACAAGAGTTAGACAACTTTAAATATTTTTGGAAACGCACCGGCCGTTGGATCTTTGCCTTGCTGATCGTGGCGGCTTTGGGGTATTTGGGTTACACCATTTACCAAGGCCAAAAAGCTTCAAAAGATCAGGAAGCAGCAGCCGTATTGGCGCAAATGGTGGAAAAGGCACAGCAAAAAACCGACCCAAAAGCCATCAATGCCGATTTGGCCGAATTGCAAAAAAACTATCCTGATTCTATTTCGACAGCCCAAGCCACTTTGATGGTAGCGGCAACCGAGTTTGATGCCGGCCGTTATGATGTGGCGGAAGGTCATTTGAATTGGGTGCTGAAAAATCAAAACGCACCGCTGGTTCAAGCTTTGGCAGCGCAGCGTTTGGGCGTTACCCTGTTGCAGCAAAAAAAATACGATGCCGCCATCAATGCCCTGAATACTCAGGTTGAGGCTGATTTCGAGCCTTTGATGTTGGAAACCAAAGGCGATGTTTACGTTGCTCAAAATAAAACCAAAGAAGCCGTACAAAGTTACGAAGCTGCTTTGAGCAAAATGCCGCAAACCGCAGTAGGCCGCGAATTGCTGCAAATGAAAATCGACAGCTTGAAATAA